CACATAGTAGGAAGCAGAAAGGCTGCTGCAGAGCTGCCCAGGATCTGCCTCCTGCTCCTGACACAGTCTTTTATCTCCACAGCTCTCCAGGGAACCCCTCTCTCAGCCACACTCTCCCTTGTGATGTCCCAGTGTTGTCGAAAGATCAAAGACACAGTCCAGAAACTGGCTTCcgaccacaaggacattcatAGCAGCGTCTCCCGAGTGGGCAAAGCCATTGACAGGGTGAGTGTGTGAGTGGCCCAGGCTCTAGGTGTTGTAGGAGTGGGAACACCTCAGAGCTAATGCACACTGGTTGGGCAGGAACACACATGAGTGCCTAAGTCACAAAcctgtctctcctctgtcagaACTTTGACTCTGAGATCTGCGGCGTGGTCTCAGATGCTGTGTGGGACTCAcgtgagaagcagcagcagatCCTGCAGATGGCCATTGTGGAGCACCTGTACCAGCAGGGCATGCTCAGTGTAGCTGAGGAGCTGTGCCAGGTAATGTTGGCCTTGAGAGCAAGAGGGCACCTATCTCTTGCTGTTTATGATGGTCTtgcttatgtaacccaggctaacctcattgttatcctccttcctcagtctcctaaattctgggattaggGTGTggcacaccaccatgcccagctcactgCATTCACCTGCTAGTGTTTCAGCCAGTCCTTAACTGAACAAAACAAAGttttgaacaaaacaaaagttcttgactatttttgttttggaattcgctgtgtaggccaggctgctctcaaactcagagctcctcctgcctctcaagtgctgggaccacatcCTGTTTCTTGTGATTCTGAGATAAGGTCTGgctgtgtagaccagtctggcctccaaacagtcttccttttccctctcaaGCTCTGGGATTGCAGCTGTGCCTGGGCCTCCTGCAGGCCTACTCACTGACATTCTATTTTACAAAGAAACTTGATCCCCCTACTACAAAGTAGGAGATAGTTCTCAGTGTTTCTGATAAAAAACAAAGTTACTGATTTCTAGTTAAGAGTCTGTTGCCTGCTGGAGCCAAAGCTTGCTCTCCTTTTGTATTTAGGGGGTTAGCAAAATGGCAAATAGTGGGTTACTAGGAGTCTGCCTTAATGTAATTAGgtgaattaaaaagtaattttctcaCTAGGCCATTGAGTGCCTGGCCTAGGGACTCTCTGCTGTCACAGGTGGCTGCAGTGATGATGCTTAGCCTCTGCGGACGGAAAGTGAACAGCAGGGGCTCTGGCTACTGGCACACCACAAGTCCTTGCCTTTCTCCAGCCAACCTTTGGCTGATGAAGTTTATTATGGGAAGAATTTTGGGGACACTGCCTTGCATCTTTCCCAGGAATCGACACTGAATGTGGACCTGGACTTCAAGCAGCCCTTCTTGGAGTTGAATCGGATCTTGGAAGCTCTACACGAGCAAGACCTAGGACCTGCACTAGAGTAAGGGTGCCCACTGTGCCCACTGTGGGGCTTGCCCATGGTCACCTAACCTAGATATGCCTGACTCATTCCATTGCACTGCACTGTTGTCTCTCCCCAGATGGGCTGTTTCCCACAGGCAGCGCCTGCTGGAGCTCAACAGCTCCCTGGAGTTCAAGCTGCACCGGCTGCACTTTATCCGCCTCCTAGCCGGAGGCCCGGAGAAACAGCTGGAGGCTCTCAGCTATGCTCGGCACTTCCAGCCTTTTGCTAGGCTACACCAGAGAGGTAAGTGCCCagggtgctgggggtgggggggtggggctagGCTTCAGCCTGTTTTTGGACATGTTAGGTGGCCTGTCTTTGTATCCACCAATGGTCTGTTACCAGAAAGATGGCTTCCCACAATTGAGAAACCTTTGACTGTCTTTTGCCTCTGAAGTGAAGTCCAGAGCAAAGGCACagctgaggccagaagacagttcAGTCTAGCTAGTTTATGTTAGTCATACTAGTGTAGGCTAGCGTGGCAACAGCAAGACCTGACTCAAGAGTTAAAGACCAGAAGATGAAATAcgtatgatttatttattatgtatatatatacataataaatacaggTCGTCTacctacatgtatgcctgcagaagagggcatcagatcctattacagatggttgtgagccaccatgtggttgctgggaattgaactcaggacctctggaagagtgaccagtgctcttaacttctgagccatctctccagcccacaatatttaaaaaaataaaaattataaaaccaaGCAGTGATACtagttatttgtattttgtgtgtgtgtgatactggGGGAAGGGGGGTTGAACCTCACTTTATCGATACTGCTTTACATACAGAGATCGATACATACAGGCTCAAAAAAATTGGGGGTGAATGGAGACCTTCTGTGCCAAGCAGAGACATACCTGTGATGTAGTCAGAAAGCTGGAGCCCAGGAAGTCTCACGGTCCTCCCTGCCTCCGTGTTGGCAGCAGCCTGTATGTAGGTAGATGTGCCCTCCTCGCACAGCAGAGGACTTTGCAGTCCTGTGGCTCCCTGAGGTGTGGCCCAGAGCTCTGCCTTCCCTGAACTGTCATCCCATTGTCTTGTAGAGATCCAGGTGATGATGGGCAGTCTGGTGTACCTGCGGCTGGGCTTGGAGAAGTCACCCTACTGCCACCTCT
The nucleotide sequence above comes from Arvicanthis niloticus isolate mArvNil1 chromosome 6, mArvNil1.pat.X, whole genome shotgun sequence. Encoded proteins:
- the Rmnd5b gene encoding E3 ubiquitin-protein transferase RMND5B; amino-acid sequence: MEQCACVERELDKVLHKFLTYGQHCEQSLEELLHYVGQLRAELASAALQGTPLSATLSLVMSQCCRKIKDTVQKLASDHKDIHSSVSRVGKAIDRNFDSEICGVVSDAVWDSREKQQQILQMAIVEHLYQQGMLSVAEELCQESTLNVDLDFKQPFLELNRILEALHEQDLGPALEWAVSHRQRLLELNSSLEFKLHRLHFIRLLAGGPEKQLEALSYARHFQPFARLHQREIQVMMGSLVYLRLGLEKSPYCHLLDNSHWAEICETFTRDACSLLGLSVESPLSVSFASGCVALPVLMNIKAVIEQRQCTGVWSHKDELPIEIELGMKCWYHSVFACPILRQQTSDSNPPIKLICGHVISRDALNKLINGGKLKCPYCPMEQNPADGKRIIF